TCAGAGACTGGTTGGGCGTTTGCTTGCGGGGGATGTGGTGAATGATTGCTTTTGCTCTGCTTATTTTGGggcattttccctttttcttcaaTCTATTAAACTGCttcaacccacaagttttcttcctgttgcttTTTATATTCTCTCTTGCATTCTGTGGAGGGGAGTGCAGGGTGAACAAGCAGTTCTGTGCGTGCTTGGCTGCTGGCCTGGAATCAAACCACCACAGCTTTTACTTCAGGTCAATTGGAAAAGACAGAGGGATGTGAATGACAGCTGGATTGAtttctttagtttttaatttctaactGTCATACTGTATTCATCAACTATATCTTTCTTAACTGGAATACCAATGGAATGTTTGGTGGTGATTTGCTTCACAGTTTGACGTCGGTATCCCTTTGATGACAAAGTGCTGCAATCGCCACGACAGATGCTATGATACTTGtggcaatgaaaaaaatgattgtGATGAGGAGTTTCAGTCCTGCCTCTCCAAGATTTGCAGAGATGTACAGAAAACACTTGGAATCTCAGAGAGTGTTCAAGGTAAGTGTGAAAaggcctttctttttttcaacttAAACCGAGCTTATTTGGCAAACAGTCTTTGGGTGGTGCAGTAAGACTACATTTTCATAAGCTTATGCTTTCCTTAAAGATGCCTTGTTCTGTCCCTCTGTGGTGCAGGCAAGACACTTGTACAGGAGAGCAATGACATGGCATAGAAAATGATCAGTGTTAAAACTAACATTGAGGGTAAGAATTAAGGCTTCTCATTTGAAAGTCTGAGTATGGGATACAGCTTGATCAAAATGCATGTATAATTCTTGCATTTAATGTAGCATAGCTGAATATTTACTGTTCTGCTGAGTGAGTTCTAAATGTCTACTATGTGTGACTGGTTGTAAACTGTAGGAAAATACTGTATTGTTTCCTTTTATGAAGTAGGATATTAGAACAATACATTGTTATAGAGGAAGTAGTTAATGCTATCTCTTAGTGAATGGATTTTAGGTTTTTCAGTAACAGGACATACGCTCCTTCTGGTTGCTGGTCTGCATCTAATCAGTACAAGGTATAACCACACGTTTTAACTTAGAACATGTCACTTTTACAGTACATAGTCCCACTGAGAGCAGACAGTTTTTAGAATAAGCCTATGTTTGAGCCTCTCAAATTCATTTAACTGCAGTGAAGTCCTTACATTAGTGTTTAGTGTTGGCACTGGTGAATGTTTGCTCAATTCTGTTGAGTTGCCGTTAAAGTTGCCAGCCACTGCATAAATCGGGATGCAAAAAGTAAGGCCTCTTTCATCTTTCCAAGACTAACTGATGTTTCTGACACTGAAAACATTCTTCATGGAATGAATTTTCTTGTTCCTTTTGGTAGGCACATGAAAAGTTTTTATTCACAACTTAAATGATTCTGCACTGGCTCTGCCTTAAATTTGATAGTTTATTTGCTATGCCCAGAGAAGATTACTTCTTtgttaaaagtattttcagtCTGCCAGAGTAATTTTTGTTAGTTTCATATGCCATTCAAAGTGTACTTTTAACTGAACTCCCCTTTGCTTGCAGCTTGTGAATCAACAGTGCAGCTGTTGTTTGATGCAGTTATACATTTAGGATGTAAACCATACCTGGATAGCCAGAGAGCTGCATGTATGTGTCAATATGAAGATAAGACAGATCTCTGAAAGAAGATACTGAGATCTCATGGTGTAGAATAAAGTCAAAGACTCAGCTGGAACGAAGCAAGTGTTTGGATTCAAAGCTTTACACTTTTCAGACTATGATATGTTAAACATTGACATGAATATACTGGTTTGAAAGTAACTATGGTATTCTTCCTaatgtaaaaaagaaacaagtcttccttctcttcccctttaCACCAAAGGCTTGGAAACTGAGATCAGTTTCCTTTGGTGTATGTCCTCTCAGGGTATACTATTGTAAAACACTAATGCCACTTTAAAGTTTTGAAGGAAACTCCATAATGGAGAAATTGGAGGCACAGAAGAGTTGTATTGAATTCTCAGATGATTTTCAATATAGGTCAAATTTCAGGTTTACTAGCAGTTGATGGACTGGATAGATCCAACAGGAAAGAGTATTCTGCATGTGTTAAAATGGCATCTCAAATAACCTGTCCTTGAAAGTTTTTGGTGCAATTACCTTCATTCTCTCTGATGTATGCTGTCCTGTGggtatggctttttttttttattaaaaaaaccaaaaaaacaaacccttaGCAAGGGTATAGAGCTGCACTACATATTTATACCCAATTCTGTATCAGCCGTACCTGCAACACTTTTCAGATCAAATATGTTGATCGATTCAAGGTTTGACCACTAAAATGAACAGTTTGCAACCTAAGGATGTACTTTGGATTTGACAAAATGGTGGAATGTACTtgctatattattttaaaaatcgatctaatgtttatttttcaaataaaacattttgtgttGTGTATTATATGCATAGAAAGGATGTATTGTTCAAATAAGTTGATTTATATTTGTCTTGTGGCACAACTTGGTTACTGTATTCGTCTTGGCTTTCATTTAGTCCattctgatgaaaataaaaggaagttcCACAGATGGGGTTAGTATGCCTAATGaacctttttatttaaaataccctCTATGAGGCTGACAGATATTTGAGCGTGTACTTCTGTTATCTCTTCATTCTCCAACTTCTCTAGTTGATATCACCTGATGTCTGAATTATTTGAGGTTTGTTCTCCATACTGATCTTTCATTGCTTATTTCCGATTATCagattttaattaacttttgcATCGGTTCCTCTGTCAAAGATCTTGATTTGCATTCCTGGTGCCCTGGTTCTGCCTTGGAATCCACAGGAGGAGAAGACTAAAATTTAAATGTTGGTTCTGTGAACAGGGAGTGGAAACCTAAAATTTACCAGACTTGTGGACTAACTATAATGTGATTTCTCCTTTGGAAGtacttttatgtgtttttttctttaccacttatttgtggtatttttgttttgtttttcactagAGCTTACTGTACATTACACTGTATTCAAGTGCCTCAGAGAATAAAGTTCCTTCTAAAGTTCTTTGGCCACGCTTTGtacttaattttcatatttgtgGAATTGCAGTAGCACTGCAGGACAAGTATTACTGCAGAGTTTTACAGAACTGTGTTTGAAGAATTGATGGCTCCTCTAAATTtggtaaaatttattttctgtcataGAATTGAAACAACTCCTAATTACTCTGAATTCCATGATTAGAACCCTGGAAGTCTTTTAGCACCAAAGCAGGAAATGGTAGTGGCGttgcttgtttaaaataaaacacgTGCCCCATTCAACTAGATGACTGTTGAGTTGTATACAAAGTTCAACTAGATTCTTATATGAGCACAGAAAATTTTCACTGTTAGAAAGAGCTGTGTTTACCTGTAATTATACGATGAAAGCCCTCCAGAGTTTCCTTCAAACCATTTATAACAGTACAAAAAGCTTTAATGCCACTAGGTAGCACAAGTGACACGCTGATAGTTCTGCTTGCAAACAAGAGGAAGCATTTGATTTCTTCTAAGGAGTCTTTACTTTGCGTAAGCTTTTCCTGTGGCAGAAATCCTTGATTCCAGATACCTGCAAACTATATAAATTACATGTTGAAAGCCACAGCCCCAAAATGAAGGCTAGCTATCACCTCCAAGAATAATTGTACCATTTAACAACTTAGATATTTTTTAtacatgtaaaaatatataCTACTCAATATAGCAGCTTTTGGCATTTGACTCATTACTGCATGCTTTAAGACTCTTTAGGTATTCCAGTGAAATTGGTTCTTACAGGTTAAACTTCTAATACTCCCTCAGGCTATTTTGCTCTTCAGGGTGACTGGAAGAACAACAGTGTGTCCACAATCAAACACCTTTGTTTGAACTGCAGTTCTGACACATAAATACCCACTTATGGTGGAGCTACTGCAACAGCATGAAAGTATTTCAAAACATGTACATGCTTGTATAACAAAAACTTTCATAGATTAAAATAAGCTGGAAATACACACTAGTCAAACACTACCTTAGGCTTCAGAGATGTGAACAAGTTACTGGTGACTCATTTGAACACAGCGGCTGTGTAAGTATGCTCTTAGCCTCCAGCaaaacaaagagagaaagatgtttGATTGTCTCACTAGGATCTAAGCTAACTGTTGGACCatagctctctacaactacctgaaaggaggttgtggagaggagggtgctggcctcttctcccaagtgacaggggacaggacaaggggaaatggcctcaaactccaccaagggaggttcaggctttgcatcaagaaaaaaaattcacagaaagggtcattgggcactggcagaggctgcccagggaggtggtttgagtgaccttccctggaggtgtttaaaggacgggtggacgaggtgccgaggggtatggtttaatgactgataggaatggttggactcgatgaccctgtgggtcctttccaatcttGTGATTCtgcatgattctgtgattggaAAGGTGGTagattccccatccctgaaaatattcaaggtcaggctggacaaggctctgagcaacctgacctaattgaagatctccctgctcactgcagggtggGTAGATGTCCTTCatagtcccttccaacccaaaccattctgtggttctatgatagCAGCACTTGTTAAGGTAGCCTGGCACACTCTTCAATATCTTGGTGCCCTTCCTCATCTGGAAACGACACCCTTCCTTGCCCATAGCAGCGCTTCTCCCCGGGAGAGGCGTGGGGAGAGGCGGGGATGCTTGGATGGAGCCGAGGAGGCGGGACAAGGCCGGGGAGGACGAGGCTTGgagctgggcagcctctgcccttCGTCATGTCGGGCTCGGAGAGGCGGGCAGGTAGccgggggagcggggggagagGGTGGGTGGTGGCTGGTGCGGGGtgggatgggtttttttttcggCTACCGCGGTGAGGATCGCCCCTTccgagaaggaaaaggagagggggaaggaggaggagggaggcggAAGCGGATTCGAGAAGCGCGAAATGGGGGAAGGAGCGTGTGTGGCGCGTCCGGgcggctgcaggaggggaagggggactGGGAAACGGGGGGGTGTCGGCAACACAGGATGAAAAGAGCTGGAGTCGTTGAAATGGAGCGGGAAACGCCGAGGATAGCGCGGTTGGGGTGCCCAGGAGGGGCAGTGGTGGGTAACAGGAcaggggaagagaggagcagCAAAACTGTGCGGGTTTGGCgcctgaatcacagaatcactaggttgggaaggacccactggatcatcgagtccaactattcctgtcaatcactaaaccatgcccctcagcacctcatccacctgtcctttaaactccagggatggggactcagccacctccctgggcagcctgttccagtgcccaatgaccccagCTTCTCTCAGGTTCCTCGTaagactcgttctccagccccttcactagatTTGTCActcctctctggactcgctccagagcctcaacatccttcttgtggtgaggggcccagaactgaacacaggatttaaggagcggtctcaccagtgccgagtacagagggaggataacctccctggacctgctggtcacgccgtttctgatacaagccaagatgcccttgtccttcttggccacctgggcacactgctggctcatgttcagtcactgtcaaccaacacccccaggtctctctcctccaggcagctttctagccagacttctcctagtctgtagcactgcactgAAGGTGCTGTGAGGCTCACGTATGGGACATGTGTCTGTATCTGTGTCCATGTGTCTGTATCTGTGtccatgtctgtgtgtctgtgtctatctcTGCATATCTGTGTGCgtgtctctttttctgtgtctctgtATCTGTCTTGTGTGTCTGTTTCTGTGTCTGCCTGTGTATCTGtatctgtgtctgtctgtgttaGGCTCACTTATGTGGGGAAGggggtgagtgtgtgtgtgcatgtttgtctgtgtttcatagaatcacagaatcatagaatagtttgggttggaagggaccttaaagcctgtCCCGTTCCAGCCCCcatgctatgggcagggacacctcccactagatcaagctgcccaaggtcccatccaacctggccttgaacacctcctgggattgggcagccacagctttcctgggcaacctgttcccacatctcaccactctcatagtgaataatttcctccttatgtcgtgtctaaatctgcccctctccagtttttatCCACTGCCTCTAGTCCTatccctacaagcctttgtaaacagtctctccacagctttctcgtagccccttcaggtactggaaggtcgctataaggtctcctcagagccttctcttctccagactgaacaagcccaactctctcagcctgtcctcatatgggagatgatCATGCCCTCTGATATTCTTTGTAGCCCTACTCTGGACACGTAccaacagcttcatatccttcatactgaggattccagaactggatgcaatactccagatgaggtctcacaagagaggattagaggggcagaatcacttccctcgacctgctggccgcacttcttttgatgctgcccaggatacggttggccttccgGGCTGCGAGCACACGTGCCAGCTcatatcgagcttctcatcactcagcaccaccaagtccttccctgcagagctgctctcaatcacatcatcttatattgaaatcggggattgccctgacccaggtgtaggaccttgcacttggccttgttgaacctcatgaggttctcacagccccacatctccagcctgtccagatccctctagatgacatcctgtccttctggtgtggcaactgcaccactcggcttggtgttatctgcaaacttgctgagggtgcactgaatctcactgtctgtatcattgattctttacaactacttgaaaggaggttgtggagaggagattgctggcctcttctcctaagtgacaggggacaggacaagaggaaatggcctcaagctctgcaaggggaggttcaggctggacattaggaaaaaaattttcacagaaactgtcattgggcactggaacaggctgcccagggaggtggttgagtcaccttccctggaggtgtttaaggcacgggtggacgaggtgctaaggggcatggtttagtgtttgataggaatggttggactcgatgatctggtgggtctcttccaacctggttattctatgattctgtgattctgtgattctatgatgaagatattaaacagcagtggTCCCCGTACAGACCAGTTTGTTTGGTTCCCAAAGATGCTGCTAGGCTCATGTATGCGGGACAGGGATGCGTAGCTGTCTATCTGTCTGTGTTTGGTTCCCGAAGATGCTGTTTGGCTTATGTATGCAGCGAACGGGTGTATGTTTGTCTTTGTGTCTATCTCTCTTACGCTCACTTATGTGGGGAagaatgtgtgtgtgcatgtttgtCTGTCTGTGTTTGGTTCCTGAAGATGCTGTTCAGCTCATGTATGCTGGCAAGGGTGCATGTGTGTGTCATTCAGCTACTGGTATTTCATAAACACCAAGTGCTTTGGTCCGAATGACAGACCTACTGAGGTTAAAAAGTATGCAGGGAAACATGCAATCAGGTCCCAGTGTAATCCAGTGCATACCTGATCTTTGATTCCTTCGAAACAGAAGTGATTGTGCTGCTATACTAGGCACTGGTGAAGCCACACCTTGAACAATGTGTTcacttttgggcccctcagtacaggaaagacattagGTTgatggagcatgtccagagaagggcaatgaagctgtaaagggtctggagcacaagtgttaCAAGGAGTAGCTGAGAGAATTGTGGCTGCTTAgtgtggaggctgaggggagaccttatcgcgctccacagctacctgaaaggagtctgTAAtaaggcaggtgttggtctcttctcccaagtaagaagtggtagtacaagagaaaatggtctcaagctgagctaggggaggtttaaattggatattagaaagaagttctttactgaaagagtggtcaagcattggaacgggctgcccagggaagtggtggagtcaccatccctggaggtgttaaaaaatcatgtagatgtggcactttgtgacatgcTTTAGTAGGCATAGTGATGTTGGGCTGACCactggacttcatgatcttagaagctttttccaaccttaatgattgtATGATTATATGATCTTCATGAGATTTAAGACAAGTAGGTAGTCCCATTGAGAGCAATTGGTTTTTAGAGCAAGCCTGTGTAGGACAACCTGAAAGCTTCTTATAAATCATCATAATTTAAGTAGTATTTACTTGAATGAAGCTGCAACTTGGCAGTGCCAATGAAAAGCTAAAAACTGCTGACTAAACAGGattaaaagaacaggaaaaacatctttccCTAGTTTCCTTTGGCCTAGGAATTCTGGTCTTCCTGTGTCTATGTGACACCATTTTCCTCACAGAAGTTTGAtgaatttaacatttttatggTCTATTGTTTTTTGGGAGGTGGATTACTCCCTTAAGTTGAGGCAAAAGCATCAGCCAGCTCTTAGGTACACAAGCGAAAATGCAGTGTAAATTGAATGCACTCTTAAAGATCTTTGGTTTCATTTTATCAAGAGCGCCACAGGCACAGGTGTTGCTGCTGTGTGCTATGCACActcatttttcagcagttttgtcATTAGTCTGACATATATGTTGTGTTTCAAGCAAActgaaatagctttttttttctgctttcaagtGAATAGTGATAATTTTAAGACCCAACACCTGAAACCATGATCAATATTTGACAGTGGGAAGTTTACatgtaaataataatattaCTGTGAGCCACCCCATCCTGTGCTCTGTGGTGTTGAACACAAAAGCTTCTAAAGCAAATCTGAGATTTCTGCAATTTTATTGTAGTGTCTTTATGAACTTGCCGCCTCTATCAATGCATAGCTGTGTTAGGTCATTTTGCAAAAGGCTTTAATCAGatgtgaaaaacagaagtgaaaaggTAGTATCGTATATACAAAAAAGTTTGTAAAATACATGTATGTGTGACCCATCTTTTCTTCTAATGGCAGGCCATGTCCAGTTGGATAGCAGACCTACATTAACCACCACAGGTACAGTATAGTACATAGTTTTCGTCATGTGGTAGCTAGTCTCCACTGGTCAGAGCTGTGATTGTATAGCCCATTGAGATGTTTAAGCAAAAGgagcaaatatttttgccttACCACCTGGACATTCTGCATGCTCCCAAGACATGCATGTTCTCTCTTGTTCCCACAGTGTTACCTTTATATGCGTTCTGTTACTGGTGATATTTATGTCTACATagctaattaaaagaaaaggtatAAATCTTGCATCTTATCAGTTGTCATTACCTGTACATACTGTTACACTACCTGCTATGACTGATATGCTGCATCCAGCCTTAAAGAGAATGCTCAGATTTGCATTAGCagcattactgaaataaaagaaagaccAATGTATTTTTAGATTGTGTAAAATCGTAACTATAGAGTTAAGAGACTCTGTTTAAATAAGTACAGCCAGCTAGTTAGTTTTATAAAATCATATGTCTATATAGATACAGATATACAGACAGATATAAAATATGCATGTCTTGGCCACCTAAAATTCAGACTGTTAGATTCAAAAATTTAAGAAGAGCCTCCAAAAGCTGTGGGAGCAGACAAATACTAATGAAGCTGTTTGACTGCATGCCTACTACCTGATGTGAGAATGAGCTTTTGATTCACCTTATCAGGTAAACTTTAAGGCTGGATGCACAAGTTcagattgtttctttttaatgaattatttttgaTCTCTCTAACAGATGGAAATCAGAACATCACAGAAGTGGATGCACTTGATATAAGGTAAAGTTCTGATGGCAATGACAGAACGGCCCAGAGGTCAGTGCAgggttttctgatttttttgctAAGAATATGACTGGATTATTCAACTTAACTCCTCCCACTTAAAGAACACGTTTCTAGTTTTAGCTACACCAGATGTAGAACCACCCTTCTTATCATGAAGGCATGTAGAAGGGACTCTTAGGAGTGGACTCCTTTCATGATAAGCAGTATGCTGGCTGTGGCAAAAATACCATCACAATCAAGGAACAATTGGGCAGACTAAGTGACAGAGCACTGCACAAGAATATATTCTTCTAGAAGGAGGGTAAAAGTGCCACAGGACACTAATTCCATTAATTCTTCCTACTCAACATTACAACATCATCTAGCCATGAAAAAGGTAAACTACCTGTCTGATAACTCCCTTTGCATCACCCACTCAGTGAATACAGCTGAGCAGAGCCAAGACTAATTAGGGAACCATCTTTTAATGGTCATTCATGGAATCCAGGGACCTAACTGTCCAAAATCCTTCCTAGCCGTACGTCTAGGCAATTCCTAAGGTGTATAAATTGccaaaatccaaacaaactcTGATACTGGTACTGGTaaataattacagaattaaAGTTTATCATCTTTGTAGTTTATCATATTAAGTACTCAAATTGGTGAGAGTGTGATAAAGCACCCCACTTAACTTTTCTAACTGGTTATCAAGCCGGCACTGTAGAAACCCCAAGACTTAGAACAGTCATTCAGAACTCCTATTTGAATTCTTATGTAGACATTACAAAAAGATGTTTTGTTAAGGGACTGCTCATAATAAAGTAGAGAAGCAGAAGTAGTTTATGGATAACTTCAGTCATTTTGTTGTGAAACATAAGTATTTTGCTGATGAAACTGCGATCTTTAAGTAACATCTGCAGGCAAATATTCTAATTGCACCCAAACTGAATATTccatagcaggaaaaaaaacagttaccTGCCAAAAATGACAGCTCTGACGACAGCCATTTTAGGGCAGCATTTGACGTGGGCTGTCATTCTGTACATCTATAGCCCTGGCTTTGTCTGTTGCCAGGGCTATTGCCAAAAGTACTTCAGTTTCTATTTTCTGCACCAATACCTTGGTCTGCAAAAGCAGTAAGATTGCCTGCTTTGTCTCTTGAAATACAGCCATGCCAATGCTTGGAAACAAACTCTTGGATCCAATTGTGCAGTCCGTAGTGTGCTATCACAGACGTCTATGTTGTGCTTTGCtcataaaacaacaaaattctTGAATGCTACTCCAAACACACAGGTGCTCCATACATTTGTTGCCATGACGAAGTTTTCGGCTTAAAAGCTGGATTGGTCATTCATTCTGTCCTTCAGCACAATGCTGTCCTTCAGCTTTAAGATTTTGTTTGCTGGTTGCTGAAAAACTTAGATGAACAGTTGTATACTCATAGCTTTCATTTTGCTAGGGTAAATAATACAGATTTGTTCTCCTTTTGCAAGATACAGTATCTATACAACCTCATCACCAGTTTGGGTGATAATGATGCAGCACTTGGTTTAGTTAGAAGAATTTGCAGCAAATCTTTGACAGCTGCAATTCCAAATAAGTATATATGCACTATCCAGTGGTGTTAAAATAGCATTTAGCTAAACATATAACATAGAGAATTGGAGCCAAGTCTAAAGTACACTGTTATATGCCTTACTGTGTTACTAATGAGAAAGCCTCCTgacaagagaaaatgcaaatacattGTAGAGAAAGTGCTCAGCCTACCTGATAGAACCTAGTACACCCCTAACATGTTTTTACTGGATTGCTTAACATGCCTGAGCTTTTCAAAAAGACCTAGTAGCTTTTCAAAAAGACCTAGTAATTCAGGCTTTTCCTAAAATATTGCACATTTTGAAGTCTTGTCTCCTGAAATTGGATCCTCAAAGTCTCTAGTCGATTAAAATAATCTCAGCTAGCAGGAATACGGGAAGAGAATTCAGTTAGCCTTTAACTCTTTTATCAAGAAGGTTTTTCCATCTCTGGCGACAGACAAACACTTGATCCTGCAGTGCAATACAAAATGAACCATCAAAGAAGAGGAGTTGCATTAATTTTCAATCACGAGCACTTCTTTTGGCATTTGAGGCTGCCAGACAGACGTGGGACTTTAGCAGACAGAAACAATCTGATGCGCAGGTAAGAAACTTGGTTTCTCTATTCCAGGTTAAAAAGCTAAACTTCAGAAATCATGGTCAAATAATCCTTTTCCGAAATCTTACACTTAAGTATAGAACAGAAGAATTTTCAGACATCAGCGTCTGTGCCGTCTATGGCAAAGAAAGCCATAATAAGAAAGCTTCTAGGCACAGTCCTTGTAGTCACAGAAACTGCTGGCACAAGTCCAGACCTCTCTCTTAGAACAAATTCTTTGAAGTAACTTCAAGCATTACACCTGCACTTGACACCAGTTCAAGTTAAAAATCAAGttcagtagggtttttttcataagtAATGCATAAACATGAATATTCATCCTCTCACAGGGAAAGCAACTGAGTTGGTAGCAACTGACACATAATTTGAGCAAGACTTTTACTGATATTGATGTGTTTTAACAACAGTTTGACAGATCTTGGATTCGAAGTCAGACATTTTGATGATCTGAAAGCAGAGGATGTGCTGCAGATAATTTATGAAGGTAGGAGACTATATATTGGTTATGTCTATTTGTAGCAGAATTCCCAGATATCTTTTCTTCCATTCACTCTGTTCGTCTAagttaaaatagtttttatgtGCAAGGGAGTTGTTTAACATTAGTAGGACTTAAGGGTTAGACTTCAGATTATTTTATTGCGCTGTAAGTGAAGCTTCTGTGGAGTAAACTACTGAAGTCACTAAGAGTTGAAAGAAAGTACTTGCAGCTGGGAGAATaacattctttttatttgtagTGGCCTTTATCTTCAGCCACGTTGAATCACTGAACCTTCAAATCTCTGCCACATTATCCTATCTGAAAAAAGGGTTCATTTGAAAAAGGACTGATTGCAGATTAAATTATACGATCCAAATGTACAATGTTTTTTAAACCTGAAGATCACTGTTTAGTTATCTGAACACCACTTGCCTATTTCAGCCTCTAAGGATGACCACAGCAATGCTGACTGCTTTGTATGTGTGTTCCTGAGTCATGGTGAGAATGACCATGTTTATGCATATGATGCCCAAATCAAAATTGAGACACTCACAGACATGTTCAGAGGAGACAAGTGTCAGAGCCTGGTAGGAAAACCGAAGATATTTATCATTCAGGTAAGATGTCCATTTCTGAATTCAGTGGAGTTAACACTGACCCATGTTGTCTTGTAATATGGAAGTCAGTTTTCCTGATACAGTCTTGCCACAAGGGAAAGTTTTTGCattgttaggaaaaaaaggtatGGAAAAATGTTCCTTAAAGGCATTTAAGACAaggattcttttatttttaaaaaacctttaTATAAACATTATGATTCTAGCTGTATTTAATAAGAAGTAAATTTATGAAGAGCAACCCAAATTAAGTCCACATCAGATTGACTCTCAGTCTATATTTGATGGAAGACAGTATGATTTTTTTGAGAAAGCTGTGTACAGCCTCAGCTCAGTTCCTACTGTTCACACCTCACAGCAC
The window above is part of the Phaenicophaeus curvirostris isolate KB17595 chromosome 4, BPBGC_Pcur_1.0, whole genome shotgun sequence genome. Proteins encoded here:
- the CASP6 gene encoding caspase-6, encoding MSGSERRAGHVQLDSRPTLTTTDGNQNITEVDALDIRQTLDPAVQYKMNHQRRGVALIFNHEHFFWHLRLPDRRGTLADRNNLMRSLTDLGFEVRHFDDLKAEDVLQIIYEASKDDHSNADCFVCVFLSHGENDHVYAYDAQIKIETLTDMFRGDKCQSLVGKPKIFIIQACRGDKHDDPVVFRDATDGSDESVVNETEVDAAGVYTLPAGADFIMCYSVAQGYFSHRETVNGSWYIQDLCEALGKHGSTLEFTELLTIVNRKVSHRKVEMCRDVNAIGKKQIPCFASMLTKKLYFHPKSK